The Erigeron canadensis isolate Cc75 chromosome 4, C_canadensis_v1, whole genome shotgun sequence genome window below encodes:
- the LOC122596980 gene encoding uncharacterized protein LOC122596980, producing the protein MYKISRFILAIANVEIPKKVSAPHMKTYDGTTDPEEHVAQYLERMETVLIPMEACLCKGSGATLSGAALKWLLNLSNRSITSFAHLVNQFNLQFSCSRLFEKITSDLYQVTQWDNESLKEFLNIFTRESLQIPKLDMNTAVQALKMGLSKESLYYHDLVMTPCRSLDEARNRALRFIRLEEDEMLRKRMETPSTYDRPNRKTETPVFRPRNKPYTRAVQQNTLERSGSYQYPDLSNYCFPVDVAGIVAAMKNLGDKVRWPPKNPKSDGNKDKSRWCAYHEDFGHTTEECFAFGREVGILLSKGYLIELFGKKKAQDIDVKDLGKQVQQQPSRPKSLPTNARIINYISGGSEVCGTSFSAAKRNAKEAKFCSTSYSMTK; encoded by the coding sequence ATGTACAAAATTTCCAGGTTTATACTGGCTATTGCTAACGTGGAAATTCCGAAGAAAGTCTCAGCGCCTCATATGAAAACATATGATGGAACCACTGACCCAGAAGAGCATGTGGCCCAATATCTGGAAAGAATGGAGACAGTTTTGATTCCGATGGAAGCATGCCTGTGCAAAGGCTCTGGGGCTACATTATCAGGAGCAGCCCTGAAATGGTTATTAAATTTATCAAACAGATCCATTACTTCTTTTGCACATTTagttaatcaatttaatttacaattttcttGTAGTAGACTTTTTGAAAAGATAACGAGTGATCTTTATCAAGTCACTCAATGGGATAACGAATCTTTGAAAGAATTTCTTAACATATTTACGAGAGAATCTCTGCAGATTCCAAAATTAGACATGAATACTGCAGTTCAAGCCCTGAAGATGGGATTAAGCAAAGAGTCTTTATATTATCATGATCTTGTTATGACACCTTGCAGGTCACTCGACGAAGCGAGAAATCGTGCTTTGAGATTCATCAGATTGGAAGAAGACGAAATGCTGAGGAAAAGGATGGAGACTCCATCAACATATGATCGTCCAAACAGAAAAACGGAAACTCCTGTATTCCGACCAAGAAACAAGCCATATACAAGAGCTGTGCAACAGAATACGCTTGAAAGATCCGGAAGTTATCAATATCCTGACTTATCAAATTATTGTTTCCCTGTTGATGTTGCAGGAATTGTAGCAGCAATGAAGAATCTTGGGGACAAAGTTAGATGGCCTCCCAAGAATCCTAAGAGTGACGGAAACAAAGACAAGTCAAGATGGTGTGCCTATCATGAAGATTTTGGGCATACTACTGAAGAATGTTTTGCTTTCGGGAGAGAAGTTGGGATACTCCTCAGCAAAGGATATCTGATAGAGTTATTCGGTAAAAAGAAGGCTCAAGATATCGACGTTAAGGATTTGGGCAAGCAGGTTCAACAACAACCATCGAGGCCCAAATCACTTCCAACTAATGCTAGAATTATCAATTATATTTCAGGTGGATCGGAAGTTTGCGGTACATCCTTTTCAGCCGCAAAAAGGAATGCAAAAGAAGCCAAATTTTGCAGTACATCCTATTCAATGACAAAATAG